From one Candidatus Methanoplasma termitum genomic stretch:
- the dnaJ gene encoding molecular chaperone DnaJ produces the protein MPRDYYEVLGVAKDASQDDIKKAYRTLAKKYHPDVTDLTKEEAEAKFKELSEAYEVLSDEGKRKTYDQYGHAGVNQQFSQGGFSWEDFTHADDISDIFGDLFGSMFGGGYGRRQQSRSRNSPRQGDSLRYDLEVTLQDVLKGKTAELSVPHSIQCSDCRGTGGKDGQIETCQVCKGAGQVQKVSRTPFGNMVSVGDCGNCNGSGKTFKERCPKCRGSGRTNITSKVSVNIPKGVEEDMRLKVAGAGDAGANGGPSGDLFVVVHVKGDKNFERDGMNLWTAVTTTYPKLVLGGEETVKTIDGETISVTIPAGTQVGGVLRIAGKGLPKLNQNTRGNMFVRVMMNVPNKVSAYEKELLTKLDDNAGKKPPGKSKSKLRQKIDEKLDEL, from the coding sequence ATGCCGAGAGACTACTATGAGGTGCTGGGCGTCGCAAAGGACGCATCACAGGACGATATCAAGAAAGCGTACCGTACGCTTGCGAAGAAATATCATCCGGACGTGACCGATCTGACCAAGGAGGAGGCGGAGGCCAAGTTCAAGGAACTGTCGGAAGCATACGAAGTGCTCTCGGACGAAGGCAAACGCAAAACGTATGACCAATACGGACATGCGGGAGTGAACCAGCAGTTCAGTCAGGGAGGGTTCTCCTGGGAGGACTTCACCCACGCCGATGATATCAGCGATATATTCGGGGATCTCTTCGGCAGCATGTTCGGCGGGGGCTACGGAAGAAGGCAGCAATCAAGGTCCCGGAACTCCCCCAGACAGGGGGATTCCCTAAGATATGATCTGGAGGTCACACTTCAGGATGTTCTGAAAGGGAAGACCGCCGAGCTCTCCGTCCCCCATTCCATCCAATGCAGCGACTGCAGAGGGACAGGGGGCAAGGACGGTCAGATAGAGACCTGTCAGGTCTGTAAAGGCGCAGGACAGGTCCAGAAGGTGAGCAGAACGCCCTTCGGCAACATGGTCTCCGTCGGGGACTGCGGCAACTGCAACGGAAGCGGAAAGACATTCAAAGAACGCTGCCCCAAATGCAGAGGGTCCGGCAGGACGAACATAACCTCGAAAGTATCCGTGAACATCCCGAAAGGGGTGGAAGAGGATATGAGGCTCAAAGTGGCCGGTGCGGGGGATGCGGGAGCCAACGGCGGTCCTTCCGGGGATCTTTTTGTTGTGGTACACGTCAAAGGGGATAAGAACTTCGAACGGGACGGCATGAACCTTTGGACCGCGGTCACCACAACCTATCCGAAATTGGTGCTGGGCGGAGAAGAGACCGTCAAGACCATCGACGGCGAGACGATATCAGTGACCATCCCCGCGGGAACACAGGTCGGAGGCGTTCTGAGGATAGCCGGCAAAGGCCTTCCGAAACTCAATCAGAATACGAGAGGCAACATGTTCGTCAGAGTGATGATGAACGTTCCCAACAAAGTGTCAGCGTATGAAAAGGAGTTATTGACAAAACTGGACGACAACGCCGGAAAGAAGCCCCCCGGTAAGAGCAAGTCCAAACTGAGACAGAAGATCGACGAGAAACTGGACGAGCTTTAA
- the dnaK gene encoding molecular chaperone DnaK, with the protein MSRIIGIDLGTSNSAASVMEGGRPTMIPSAEGTSVGGKSFPSYVAFTKDGQLLVGEPARRQAVTNPDGTIKNVKRKMGSNEKVKALGKEYTPQQISAFILQKIKKDSEAYLGEKIDKAVITVPAYFNDNQRQATKDAGAIAGLEVVRIINEPTAAALAYGLDKSGTAQKIMVFDLGGGTLDVTIMDFSDGVFEVISTSGDTQLGGSDMDEILTKYVIGQFKKETGIDLSKDNMAFWRVREACEKAKIELSTTMQTEINLPFISSDASGPKHLIQTINRSKLEELVEPIVQRCKKSIDQAISDSKMPADSIDKIIMVGGPTRMPIVQNFVESIVGPKIQRGIDPMECVSMGAAVQGAVLSGEIKDVLLLDVTPLSLGIETLGGISTVLIDRNTTIPTKRSQIFSTAADNQPQVEINVVQGERKMAADNTSLGRFVLEGILPAPRGMPQIEVTFDIDANGIINVTAKDKGTNKQQKITIASGNKLSKEEIDNLVKQAEQFADADKKKFEVIEAKNQAESAIHSVRKSMEELGEKVSQEERASVEAAISDLESAMKGNDAKAIRSKLDALMKAMGPISQRVYQEAAQQQQAKGANPGADQAGGDADGEEFVDADYKIVDDDEK; encoded by the coding sequence ATGTCAAGAATAATAGGAATAGATCTGGGAACGAGCAATTCAGCAGCATCGGTGATGGAAGGCGGAAGGCCGACCATGATCCCGAGCGCGGAAGGCACAAGCGTAGGAGGGAAATCCTTCCCCTCATATGTAGCGTTCACAAAGGACGGTCAGCTGCTTGTAGGAGAACCGGCCAGAAGGCAGGCGGTGACGAACCCCGACGGAACGATAAAGAATGTCAAGAGGAAAATGGGGTCGAACGAGAAGGTCAAGGCCCTGGGAAAAGAGTACACTCCGCAGCAGATATCCGCATTCATACTTCAGAAGATAAAGAAAGACTCCGAGGCATATCTCGGAGAAAAGATCGACAAGGCCGTCATCACGGTGCCGGCATACTTTAACGATAATCAGAGGCAGGCGACGAAAGATGCCGGAGCGATCGCCGGGCTGGAGGTCGTCCGTATCATAAACGAACCGACAGCGGCGGCGCTGGCATACGGTTTGGATAAAAGCGGGACCGCCCAGAAGATCATGGTGTTCGATCTCGGCGGAGGAACCCTCGATGTCACGATAATGGACTTCAGCGACGGCGTCTTCGAAGTGATATCAACATCCGGGGACACACAGCTCGGAGGATCCGATATGGACGAGATCCTCACGAAATATGTGATCGGACAATTCAAAAAAGAGACGGGAATAGATCTCTCCAAGGACAACATGGCATTCTGGAGGGTAAGGGAAGCATGCGAGAAAGCGAAGATAGAGCTTTCAACCACGATGCAGACGGAGATCAATCTTCCGTTCATATCTTCGGACGCATCCGGACCGAAACACCTGATACAGACGATCAACAGATCGAAGCTGGAAGAGCTTGTCGAACCGATAGTTCAAAGATGCAAGAAATCCATCGACCAGGCCATCTCCGACTCGAAGATGCCCGCAGACTCGATAGACAAGATAATAATGGTCGGAGGCCCGACAAGGATGCCGATAGTGCAGAACTTTGTCGAGAGTATCGTCGGACCGAAGATCCAGAGGGGGATAGACCCGATGGAGTGCGTTTCGATGGGAGCGGCCGTTCAGGGCGCAGTGCTCTCCGGAGAGATCAAGGACGTGTTGCTGCTGGATGTCACTCCCCTGTCCCTGGGGATAGAGACGCTGGGCGGCATATCCACCGTACTGATAGACAGGAACACGACGATCCCGACCAAGAGGTCGCAGATATTCTCCACGGCCGCGGACAATCAGCCGCAGGTGGAGATAAACGTTGTCCAGGGAGAGAGGAAAATGGCCGCGGACAACACATCGCTGGGAAGATTCGTCCTTGAAGGGATACTCCCCGCACCGCGCGGAATGCCTCAGATCGAGGTCACGTTCGATATCGATGCTAACGGTATCATTAACGTCACCGCAAAGGACAAGGGGACCAACAAACAACAGAAGATCACCATCGCTTCAGGCAACAAGCTGTCGAAGGAAGAGATAGACAACCTTGTCAAACAGGCCGAACAATTCGCCGACGCCGACAAAAAGAAATTCGAAGTGATCGAAGCGAAGAACCAGGCCGAGTCTGCGATACACTCTGTCCGCAAATCCATGGAAGAGCTGGGCGAGAAGGTCTCTCAGGAAGAGAGAGCATCCGTCGAGGCGGCGATCAGCGACCTCGAATCTGCGATGAAAGGCAACGATGCGAAGGCCATCAGGTCCAAACTCGATGCTTTGATGAAGGCTATGGGTCCCATCAGCCAGAGGGTCTACCAAGAGGCTGCGCAGCAACAGCAGGCCAAGGGTGCGAACCCCGGTGCGGACCAGGCCGGCGGCGATGCGGACGGCGAGGAATTCGTCGACGCGGACTACAAGATCGTGGATGACGACGAAAAATAA
- a CDS encoding nucleotide exchange factor GrpE, producing the protein MTERSRWKKEEDVEGTSEDMTDAIAEANAKAEEYLNMAVRLQADFDNFRKRTEKENEEYRKFATAGMAKSLLTILDDMDRALGTAGEESKLVIGIRGIRQNLMKLLEENGIVEIPTDCKFDPNLHEALCIVETDTDGNIAEVFQKGYMMNGKIIRCPKVKVTKKKESEETCQE; encoded by the coding sequence ATGACTGAGAGGTCTAGATGGAAAAAGGAAGAGGATGTTGAAGGAACATCGGAGGACATGACGGACGCCATAGCCGAAGCGAACGCAAAGGCGGAGGAGTATCTGAACATGGCCGTGAGGCTTCAGGCGGACTTTGACAACTTCCGCAAAAGAACGGAAAAGGAGAACGAAGAGTACAGAAAATTTGCGACAGCGGGTATGGCAAAGAGCCTGCTTACCATACTGGACGACATGGATCGTGCGTTGGGAACAGCAGGAGAGGAATCCAAACTCGTTATCGGAATAAGAGGTATCAGGCAGAACTTAATGAAACTCCTGGAGGAGAACGGAATTGTGGAGATCCCGACCGATTGCAAATTCGACCCGAATCTCCACGAAGCGCTTTGCATAGTGGAAACGGACACCGACGGCAACATAGCAGAGGTGTTCCAGAAAGGATACATGATGAACGGAAAAATAATAAGGTGTCCGAAAGTCAAAGTTACAAAAAAGAAGGAAAGTGAAGAAACATGTCAAGAATAA
- the thsB gene encoding thermosome subunit beta, protein MGMGNAPILILREGTKRDKGKDAQYNNITAAKAIADAVRSSLGPRGMDKMLVDSMGDVVITNDGVTILKEMDVQHPAAKMLVEVAKTQDAEVGDGTTTSVIITGELLKKATDMIDANVHPTIITTGYRLANHKAQEVLRKISTKVTINDDKLLKQIAANAMISKQVGGSKEFFAEMVVDAVKTIIDKDAKGNYTADLKNIQTVKKAGASMEETQLVKGLIIDKEPVSPSMPKKVEKAKIAVIDAAFEVKKTEIDAKIQITDPSQLSAFVQEEENMLKKMVAQVKKAGANVVFCQKGIDDLAQHFLAKENIYACRRVKKSDMERLARSTGASICNKIMELSADDLGYADSVELKVIETEEMTFITGCKEPKTVSVLIRGGTNHVADEVERSLVDAWSVVRVSIEDGSIVTGGGSAAMEIAMQLRDYAVSVGGREQIAIEAFASAMEVIPTTLAENAGLDPIDINIQMRKAHKEGKVNAGLNPFTGKIEDMKKLNVIEPLRIGKQAINSATDAAVMILRIDDVIASKSSGQMEYGSGDMPKGDDD, encoded by the coding sequence ATGGGCATGGGCAATGCACCGATCCTTATCCTCAGGGAAGGGACAAAAAGAGACAAAGGCAAAGACGCACAGTACAACAACATAACAGCTGCAAAAGCTATCGCAGACGCTGTCAGGAGCAGTCTCGGTCCGAGAGGTATGGACAAGATGCTCGTAGACTCCATGGGAGATGTTGTGATCACCAACGACGGCGTGACCATCCTTAAAGAGATGGATGTGCAGCACCCCGCGGCAAAGATGCTGGTCGAGGTCGCAAAGACACAGGACGCAGAGGTAGGCGACGGGACAACGACATCCGTCATCATCACCGGAGAGCTCCTTAAGAAAGCCACGGACATGATCGATGCGAACGTACACCCCACGATCATCACGACCGGATACAGGCTCGCCAACCATAAAGCGCAGGAGGTCCTCAGGAAGATATCCACCAAGGTAACGATCAATGACGACAAACTCCTGAAACAGATCGCGGCCAACGCAATGATCAGCAAACAGGTAGGCGGATCGAAGGAATTCTTCGCAGAGATGGTCGTCGATGCTGTAAAGACGATCATCGACAAGGACGCAAAAGGCAACTACACTGCGGACCTGAAGAACATCCAGACAGTCAAAAAGGCAGGTGCGAGCATGGAAGAGACCCAGCTTGTGAAAGGCCTCATAATCGACAAAGAACCGGTCTCCCCATCGATGCCGAAAAAGGTCGAGAAGGCGAAGATCGCCGTAATCGATGCGGCATTCGAGGTCAAGAAGACCGAGATCGACGCAAAGATCCAGATAACAGATCCGTCGCAGCTCTCCGCTTTCGTTCAGGAAGAAGAGAACATGCTGAAGAAGATGGTCGCACAGGTCAAGAAAGCAGGTGCGAACGTCGTGTTCTGCCAAAAAGGAATAGACGACCTTGCCCAGCACTTCCTGGCTAAGGAGAACATCTATGCATGCAGGCGCGTCAAGAAATCCGATATGGAAAGGCTCGCCAGATCCACCGGCGCAAGCATATGCAACAAGATCATGGAACTGAGCGCAGACGACCTCGGATATGCCGATTCCGTAGAGCTCAAGGTCATTGAGACAGAAGAGATGACGTTCATCACCGGATGCAAAGAGCCGAAGACGGTCTCAGTGCTGATAAGAGGCGGGACCAACCACGTCGCGGACGAGGTCGAAAGGTCGCTCGTCGACGCATGGTCGGTCGTAAGAGTATCAATAGAGGACGGCTCGATCGTCACCGGCGGAGGATCAGCCGCAATGGAGATCGCAATGCAGCTCAGGGACTATGCCGTGTCTGTAGGCGGAAGGGAACAGATCGCCATAGAGGCATTCGCCTCGGCGATGGAGGTAATTCCCACCACGCTCGCAGAGAATGCGGGACTGGACCCGATAGACATCAACATCCAGATGAGGAAGGCGCACAAAGAAGGAAAGGTAAACGCAGGCCTCAACCCATTCACCGGAAAGATCGAGGACATGAAGAAACTCAACGTCATCGAGCCGCTCAGGATCGGTAAACAGGCGATCAACTCGGCCACCGACGCTGCGGTAATGATCCTCAGGATCGATGATGTCATCGCTTCGAAGTCCTCCGGTCAGATGGAATACGGCTCCGGCGACATGCCCAAGGGTGATGACGACTAA
- a CDS encoding DNA-3-methyladenine glycosylase I: MTNESVRCDWADRSPLERIYHDTKWGIPVHDDKELFKMLMLESMQAGLSWSTILAKMDTLCAAFDDFDPSLVSRYDDAKIEILMKDDGIIKNRAKINAAVHNARMYHALCEEHGSLDSFLWKYVDFAPVINRWEHITQVPPSTALSDVISKDLKKLGFKFVGSTTIYAFMQSVGMVNDHLVSCSYRHTISH, encoded by the coding sequence ATGACGAACGAATCGGTCAGATGCGACTGGGCGGACCGAAGCCCGCTTGAGCGGATATATCACGATACAAAATGGGGTATCCCGGTCCACGACGATAAAGAACTGTTCAAAATGCTGATGTTAGAGAGTATGCAGGCCGGATTGAGCTGGTCGACGATCCTGGCTAAAATGGACACGTTATGCGCCGCTTTTGATGATTTCGATCCCTCCTTGGTATCTCGCTATGATGACGCAAAAATTGAGATTTTGATGAAAGACGATGGGATCATCAAGAACAGGGCAAAGATCAACGCCGCTGTTCACAACGCAAGAATGTATCATGCGTTATGCGAAGAACACGGTTCGCTTGATTCTTTTTTATGGAAGTATGTGGACTTTGCGCCCGTCATCAACAGGTGGGAACATATTACACAAGTGCCCCCAAGCACTGCGCTTTCCGATGTCATAAGCAAGGACCTGAAGAAGCTGGGTTTTAAGTTCGTAGGGTCCACGACAATATATGCTTTCATGCAATCCGTCGGAATGGTCAACGACCACCTGGTTTCGTGCAGCTACCGGCACACAATATCGCATTGA
- a CDS encoding translation initiation factor IF-2 subunit beta — MADDDYMALLDRAKEVLPETIENHERFELPELDILQEGKITVFRNFIDVTDKLRRDPQHLLQFLLRDLGTPGNVEGRRAIFKAKISPSSINEKIGIYTETYVICSECGLPDTKIVKEDRTLILECEACGARRSINVRKAAKTDAQKVLRVGDTIEILISDVGKKGDGVGKHLDYIVVVPGTAKGNTVNAKITNISGKTAFGTVVQTPAAK; from the coding sequence ATGGCGGATGATGATTATATGGCCTTGCTCGATAGGGCAAAAGAGGTCCTTCCCGAGACGATAGAGAACCACGAGAGGTTCGAACTCCCGGAACTGGACATATTGCAAGAAGGAAAGATCACCGTCTTCAGGAACTTCATTGATGTAACGGACAAACTGAGGAGAGACCCGCAGCACCTTTTGCAGTTCCTGCTCAGAGATCTCGGTACTCCCGGCAACGTCGAAGGGCGCAGAGCCATTTTCAAAGCGAAGATATCTCCGTCGTCGATCAATGAAAAGATCGGAATATACACTGAGACGTACGTTATTTGCTCGGAATGCGGGCTCCCCGATACAAAGATCGTCAAAGAGGACCGCACACTCATACTTGAGTGCGAGGCTTGCGGCGCCAGAAGGTCCATCAACGTAAGGAAGGCTGCAAAGACAGACGCCCAGAAGGTCCTCAGAGTGGGAGATACGATCGAGATCCTGATCTCGGATGTGGGAAAGAAGGGGGACGGTGTCGGGAAACATCTGGATTATATCGTTGTCGTGCCCGGCACTGCCAAGGGCAACACTGTGAACGCCAAGATAACAAATATCTCGGGCAAGACCGCTTTCGGGACTGTCGTACAGACTCCCGCTGCAAAATGA
- a CDS encoding tRNA (N(6)-L-threonylcarbamoyladenosine(37)-C(2))-methylthiotransferase yields the protein MRYFVESYGCTMNYGEGGRLSEIMTEMGHERSLDAESADIVVLNTCTVVDTTEKKMIRRMSELRKAGKEVVVTGCMAKVQANRIMIRLPGSLIIPPDRYPGFSSEIRERYGAGTSDTEIAGYSNILPIAQGCLGDCSYCITKFARGRLSSYDPDEILTRFKTLIGSGVKEILVTAQDTGCYGFDIGTDLPSLLRRMLESKGDFMIRIGMMNPNSLIEIADGLLEVMDDPRIYRFLHIPVQSGSDTILKRMNRSYSTEEFFSVVDKLRSVCPDVSISTDMISGFPGETDEDHQKSLELIRKLKADTVNITRFSPRPGTEAAMMEIVHGRISKDRSAELTEMKNKVEYENNSKIVGRVERVLITENGKDGTMIARTKNYRPVAIPADLPIGSFIDVEITGCESTYLIGKLA from the coding sequence ATGAGATACTTTGTGGAATCTTACGGTTGCACAATGAATTATGGGGAGGGGGGCAGACTCTCAGAGATCATGACCGAAATGGGGCATGAAAGGTCCCTGGATGCGGAATCCGCCGATATTGTCGTACTGAACACGTGCACGGTCGTGGACACGACCGAAAAGAAAATGATCCGGCGCATGTCGGAACTAAGAAAAGCAGGGAAAGAGGTCGTTGTCACTGGCTGCATGGCAAAGGTCCAGGCGAACCGCATAATGATCAGGCTTCCGGGCTCTTTGATAATCCCTCCGGACCGGTACCCGGGGTTCTCATCCGAGATCCGGGAAAGATACGGCGCCGGAACTTCGGACACCGAGATTGCCGGTTATTCGAACATCCTTCCCATCGCTCAGGGGTGTCTCGGAGACTGCTCATACTGCATAACGAAATTCGCCAGGGGAAGGCTCTCAAGCTATGACCCAGACGAGATTTTAACAAGATTCAAAACCCTCATAGGAAGCGGCGTGAAAGAGATACTTGTCACCGCGCAGGACACCGGTTGCTACGGGTTCGATATCGGGACAGACCTCCCTTCTCTGCTGAGAAGAATGCTTGAGAGCAAAGGGGATTTCATGATAAGGATCGGAATGATGAATCCCAACAGTCTTATCGAGATCGCCGACGGACTTCTTGAAGTGATGGATGATCCTCGGATCTACAGATTCCTCCACATACCTGTACAAAGCGGAAGCGACACGATCCTGAAGAGAATGAACAGGTCTTATTCAACGGAGGAGTTCTTTTCCGTAGTGGATAAGCTTCGTTCCGTCTGCCCTGATGTAAGCATCTCAACGGACATGATATCCGGGTTCCCGGGAGAGACGGATGAGGATCATCAAAAGAGTTTGGAACTCATCAGAAAATTGAAAGCTGACACAGTGAACATCACCAGGTTCTCTCCGCGGCCGGGGACCGAAGCGGCGATGATGGAAATAGTACACGGGAGGATCTCCAAGGACAGGTCCGCAGAACTAACAGAGATGAAGAACAAGGTCGAGTACGAGAACAATTCCAAGATCGTGGGAAGGGTCGAGAGAGTGCTCATCACCGAGAACGGTAAGGACGGAACAATGATCGCCAGGACGAAGAATTACAGGCCTGTGGCGATCCCGGCCGATCTCCCTATAGGTTCTTTCATCGACGTTGAGATAACCGGTTGCGAATCCACATATTTGATCGGAAAACTCGCATAA
- a CDS encoding pyridoxamine 5'-phosphate oxidase family protein, whose amino-acid sequence MERFMEILNANRVMNLATSSNDKPRSSIMEYVMIGDSMFFGTDPGSIKGNNLAKNPKLSLTVGGMPAYLALDGKATEAGKKDAEAYNKVLLERHPEFKQFIESGMMKLKVFKVVIDTVYLTEGHGPAKVIKVGK is encoded by the coding sequence ATGGAGAGATTCATGGAGATACTTAATGCGAACCGCGTTATGAACCTGGCAACTTCCAGTAACGATAAACCGCGTTCGTCGATAATGGAATATGTGATGATCGGAGACAGTATGTTCTTCGGCACGGACCCTGGATCGATAAAAGGGAACAACCTTGCCAAGAATCCGAAACTGAGCCTTACAGTAGGCGGAATGCCCGCCTATCTTGCGTTGGACGGCAAGGCAACGGAAGCGGGAAAAAAGGACGCAGAAGCATATAACAAGGTCCTGCTCGAGAGACACCCCGAGTTCAAACAATTCATCGAATCGGGAATGATGAAGCTTAAGGTATTCAAAGTGGTGATCGACACAGTCTACCTTACAGAGGGACACGGACCCGCCAAAGTAATAAAGGTCGGGAAGTGA